One Chryseobacterium sp. StRB126 genomic region harbors:
- a CDS encoding M28 family metallopeptidase — protein MIKILFTLFFIPVVFHAQQTAHQDPEIINYVSQVSTDSLKSHINSLVSFGTRHTMSSTTDPKRGIGAARKWVLKKFNDYAKNAGGRMEVFLQNQTIQPDGKRIDRPTDLGNAIAIIHGTDPNDKRLFMMSGHLDSRVSDVMNSKDNAPGANDDGSGVAALIESARILSKSKFPASIVLVAFSGEEQGLLGSKMLAEKATNEGWQLEALLNNDMISNNLSSDTHLTNTHQLRVFSEGLPQYELDQKAQDIRKFGLENDGEPRQLARYIKEIGERYVDHLQVKLIYRNDRFLRGGDHTPFVEKGFSAVRLTEFNENFNHQHQDIRKENGVQYGDLPGFMDFDYFKKNVGVNIAVLANLAKSPSKPENVKIEVTKLTNFTDLSWEKPKSGEITGYYILMRETDTSVWQKKIFTKENTIKLPYSKDNYFFAVQAVNASGNESLIVLPKIK, from the coding sequence ATGATAAAAATACTCTTCACTTTGTTCTTTATTCCTGTTGTTTTTCATGCCCAGCAAACGGCTCATCAGGATCCTGAAATCATCAATTATGTTTCACAGGTAAGTACAGATTCTCTGAAAAGCCATATCAATTCCCTGGTGAGTTTTGGAACGAGACATACCATGAGCTCAACTACAGATCCTAAGAGAGGAATAGGAGCTGCCAGAAAATGGGTGCTGAAAAAGTTCAATGATTATGCTAAAAATGCTGGTGGAAGAATGGAGGTTTTTCTGCAGAATCAAACGATCCAGCCGGATGGAAAAAGAATTGACCGTCCTACCGATTTAGGAAATGCCATTGCGATTATCCATGGAACAGATCCCAATGATAAAAGGCTTTTTATGATGAGTGGACATCTGGATTCAAGGGTAAGTGATGTGATGAATAGTAAAGATAATGCTCCAGGAGCCAATGATGACGGAAGCGGAGTGGCGGCACTTATTGAAAGTGCAAGAATATTAAGCAAATCTAAATTTCCTGCAAGTATTGTATTAGTGGCTTTTTCCGGAGAAGAACAAGGATTGTTGGGATCAAAAATGTTGGCTGAGAAAGCAACTAATGAAGGCTGGCAACTGGAAGCTTTGCTGAATAATGATATGATCTCCAATAATCTCAGCAGTGATACTCATTTAACCAATACTCATCAATTAAGAGTCTTTTCCGAAGGCCTTCCTCAGTATGAACTGGATCAAAAAGCTCAGGATATCAGAAAATTCGGATTAGAAAATGATGGCGAACCAAGACAGCTGGCAAGATATATTAAAGAAATAGGAGAACGGTATGTTGATCATCTACAGGTTAAATTAATCTATAGAAATGACCGGTTTTTGAGAGGCGGAGATCATACTCCATTTGTTGAAAAGGGATTTTCTGCTGTACGACTGACGGAATTCAATGAAAACTTCAATCATCAACATCAGGATATCAGGAAAGAGAATGGAGTGCAGTATGGAGATTTACCGGGATTTATGGATTTTGACTATTTTAAAAAGAATGTAGGCGTGAATATTGCGGTTCTTGCTAACCTGGCAAAATCGCCTTCAAAACCGGAAAATGTAAAAATAGAAGTCACCAAGCTTACCAATTTTACAGATCTTTCCTGGGAAAAACCCAAATCAGGGGAAATAACAGGTTATTATATTCTAATGCGTGAAACAGACACTTCTGTGTGGCAGAAAAAGATTTTTACCAAAGAAAATACAATCAAGTTGCCCTATTCTAAAGATAATTATTTCTTTGCTGTACAAGCCGTAAATGCTTCCGGGAATGAAAGTCTGATCGTTTTACCTAAAATCAAATAA
- a CDS encoding GNAT family N-acetyltransferase, producing MEIKKLQQLTSNPSLSWGHNGYSTDIIYSISSIEFNDSFEFSMREKRLSYTKVWETCSDDIDELNTIIEKDSSFGVFADGELQGWIIGEHRIWNNSFYIENLLVNEKYRRKGLGIMLIKNTIKEARKLNCRVIELETQNTNYPAIQFYRRMGFNITGVNTRLYDNSEEIALFMTLDIE from the coding sequence GTGGAAATAAAAAAACTACAACAGCTAACTTCCAACCCTAGTTTAAGCTGGGGTCATAACGGATATTCAACAGATATCATCTACTCTATTTCTTCAATCGAGTTCAACGATTCTTTTGAGTTTAGTATGAGAGAAAAAAGATTATCCTACACTAAAGTTTGGGAAACCTGTTCTGACGACATTGATGAGCTCAATACCATTATCGAAAAAGACTCTTCTTTCGGAGTTTTTGCAGATGGTGAACTTCAAGGCTGGATCATTGGTGAACACAGAATATGGAACAATAGTTTCTATATCGAAAACCTTCTGGTTAATGAAAAATACAGAAGAAAGGGGTTAGGGATCATGCTGATTAAAAATACCATCAAGGAAGCCAGGAAACTGAACTGCAGGGTTATTGAACTTGAAACTCAGAATACGAACTATCCTGCGATACAGTTTTACAGAAGAATGGGCTTCAATATCACCGGAGTGAATACGAGATTATACGATAACTCCGAAGAAATTGCTCTTTTTATGACACTGGATATAGAATAA
- a CDS encoding VOC family protein: MIKFKYVILYVEDVESSMNFYQNTFNAEIKFITPEKDYGELVTGETTLSFASVELAGSNIKKGFMLSKTEEKPFGIELGFVTDDVETLVEKAIKNGAVLYEDIAVKPWGQKTAYIKDPNNYLVEICTEIQ; the protein is encoded by the coding sequence ATGATTAAGTTTAAATATGTTATTCTGTATGTAGAAGATGTAGAATCATCAATGAATTTCTACCAAAACACTTTCAATGCTGAGATCAAATTCATCACTCCGGAAAAAGACTATGGTGAACTGGTTACAGGAGAAACTACGCTGTCTTTTGCCTCTGTTGAATTAGCCGGCTCCAATATTAAAAAAGGATTTATGCTTTCAAAAACGGAAGAAAAACCTTTTGGAATTGAGCTGGGATTTGTCACAGATGATGTAGAAACCTTAGTAGAAAAAGCAATAAAAAACGGAGCTGTTCTGTACGAAGATATTGCTGTAAAACCTTGGGGACAAAAGACAGCATACATCAAAGATCCTAATAATTACCTCGTGGAAATTTGTACTGAAATTCAATAA
- a CDS encoding T9SS type A sorting domain-containing protein, whose product MSIKLLAVCFFFNFNIVEAQLSVMGLGNYNVGSVSDKGVVSMQTTGGGIFMWTANTGIVQIGTISNGYPAAGKTVVSNDGMKIASSVTNTVTNFNEISTYDVSSATWTNRGGLVPTGWDGSVSSTWGMSPDGSAIVGLGWLTAANAHAVKWDATNGVVDLGSMVSGRSSRANAISADGTVVVGWQDESTGTRSGAKWVDGVESFITDNNGNNVGEAGAVSTDGNTIIGSANPNPYVWKAGTGLTYITHPNASFSFKGGATGVSGDGTKVIGFYRAFGAPPMSGEGFIWTETDGRLNLNDYATSLGINTNGVIMGLPLAISQDGKKIAGMGVNASNQMVAFYLDLTGYLSVNDVVKDQNTLGIYPNPVVDILYIKGTGNIEKAEVYNMVGQKVKSFTAMEHQIDVSFLPKGNYIVQFSEKGGKQQSYKFIKK is encoded by the coding sequence ATGTCAATTAAATTACTTGCTGTTTGTTTCTTTTTTAATTTTAATATAGTTGAGGCTCAGCTTTCGGTAATGGGACTTGGGAATTATAATGTCGGTTCGGTTTCTGATAAAGGAGTGGTAAGCATGCAGACTACTGGTGGTGGAATATTTATGTGGACAGCAAATACAGGAATTGTACAAATAGGGACGATATCAAACGGATATCCGGCAGCTGGAAAAACGGTTGTTTCTAATGACGGAATGAAGATCGCATCCTCAGTCACAAATACTGTGACAAACTTTAATGAGATTTCAACGTATGATGTGAGCTCTGCTACATGGACTAATAGAGGTGGACTTGTGCCCACTGGTTGGGATGGCAGTGTAAGTTCTACATGGGGAATGTCTCCTGATGGCAGTGCAATTGTAGGACTGGGGTGGCTTACCGCAGCAAATGCCCATGCTGTAAAATGGGATGCAACAAACGGAGTGGTAGATCTAGGGAGTATGGTGAGCGGACGAAGCTCGAGAGCCAACGCAATAAGTGCAGATGGAACTGTTGTGGTAGGATGGCAGGATGAGTCTACAGGAACAAGAAGTGGTGCAAAATGGGTAGATGGTGTGGAAAGTTTCATTACAGATAACAACGGAAACAACGTAGGAGAAGCAGGAGCTGTTTCTACAGATGGCAATACAATAATTGGTTCGGCAAATCCAAATCCTTATGTATGGAAGGCCGGAACTGGACTAACATATATAACACACCCCAATGCTTCATTCTCTTTTAAAGGAGGAGCAACCGGAGTTTCGGGGGATGGAACAAAGGTTATTGGATTTTACAGGGCATTTGGAGCTCCGCCAATGTCTGGAGAAGGTTTCATCTGGACGGAAACGGATGGACGTCTTAATCTCAATGACTATGCAACAAGCTTAGGCATTAATACCAATGGGGTAATTATGGGACTTCCTTTGGCTATATCTCAGGACGGAAAAAAGATAGCTGGTATGGGAGTGAATGCGTCCAATCAAATGGTAGCGTTTTATCTCGATCTTACGGGATATTTATCAGTAAACGATGTTGTAAAAGATCAAAATACACTAGGAATTTACCCTAATCCGGTAGTTGATATTTTATATATTAAAGGGACCGGAAATATAGAAAAGGCAGAAGTTTATAATATGGTAGGGCAAAAAGTAAAATCGTTCACAGCTATGGAACATCAGATTGATGTTTCCTTTTTACCAAAAGGAAATTATATAGTACAGTTTTCCGAGAAAGGAGGGAAGCAGCAGAGTTATAAATTCATCAAGAAGTAA
- a CDS encoding TonB-dependent receptor plug domain-containing protein, with product MDIKRSLVLFLSSYGGFLFGQEKVVDTIYIFDSQMNKVKQFHPVKTINIEDVEKNSSNLSELLRFQSSIYIKENGRGAVSSPSFRGTSAQQTAFVWNGININSNFLGQGDINNIALFGYDQIGIKAGGGSVTYGSGAIGGSIHLNNNLDFNKGFHGSLFSEIASFGTYNNFLKGSYSNDKFSFKASANYAVSTNDYEVPEYVVGRTSFKNINGRYYNTTFNIGTAYKITDSQTISWQSQIFDASQHYVIYEENGNRTKYKANTLRSMISWDINKVNLSNSFKFAYTEDNYRYFSDIHSLKSNGAEGKNYILKNDFNYFITPKININAIGEFQVNKAEGYEIGSVSRNIGSLAGMIKYFVSKDLRFEAGIKKDFVEDISSPVLYSFSGKWNALKWYHIGASFSRNFRYPTFNDLYWKPGGNLNLQPETSLNIDMDHEFNFGGFKIILNPYYMDIKDFISWLPTSYGYWAPFNTYKSEFYGLESQVSWNKSFGRHRLKINAGYTYSKSINKETQKQMMYVPLHKVNGSIDYKFDFLKIYAQGLFNGLTYTTADEKRSVALDPYFILNTGISADILKKYTLGFKVNNLTDTIYQTVYDYPMPKRNYSIYATINF from the coding sequence ATGGATATAAAAAGATCTCTAGTACTGTTTTTGTCATCTTATGGCGGCTTTCTTTTCGGGCAGGAGAAGGTTGTTGATACTATTTATATTTTCGACAGCCAGATGAACAAGGTGAAGCAGTTTCACCCTGTGAAAACAATTAATATTGAAGATGTAGAAAAGAACTCTAGTAATCTTTCTGAGCTATTAAGGTTTCAATCTTCCATTTATATCAAAGAAAACGGCCGTGGTGCTGTTTCTTCACCTTCTTTCAGGGGAACTTCAGCTCAACAGACAGCTTTTGTTTGGAATGGGATTAATATTAACTCTAATTTTTTAGGTCAGGGAGATATCAACAATATTGCCTTGTTTGGATATGACCAGATTGGAATAAAAGCAGGTGGAGGAAGTGTTACTTATGGTTCTGGGGCTATTGGTGGAAGTATTCACTTGAACAATAACCTTGATTTTAATAAAGGTTTTCATGGTTCTCTGTTTTCAGAAATAGCATCTTTTGGTACTTATAATAATTTTCTCAAAGGCTCGTACAGTAATGATAAATTCAGCTTTAAAGCTTCTGCAAACTATGCTGTAAGTACAAATGATTATGAGGTACCTGAATATGTAGTAGGCAGGACTTCATTTAAGAATATCAATGGAAGATATTACAATACAACCTTTAATATAGGAACTGCTTATAAAATTACGGATTCTCAGACTATTTCATGGCAAAGCCAGATATTTGATGCTTCGCAACATTATGTGATTTACGAGGAAAATGGTAACAGAACAAAGTATAAGGCAAATACTTTGAGAAGCATGATCTCCTGGGATATCAATAAAGTGAATCTCTCCAACAGCTTTAAATTTGCTTATACGGAAGATAATTACAGGTATTTTTCAGATATACATTCGCTTAAATCTAATGGAGCAGAAGGAAAGAATTATATCCTTAAAAACGATTTTAATTATTTTATAACTCCCAAAATCAATATCAATGCAATCGGAGAGTTCCAGGTGAATAAGGCTGAAGGTTATGAGATAGGAAGTGTAAGCCGGAACATAGGATCTTTAGCCGGAATGATAAAATATTTTGTTTCTAAGGACCTACGCTTTGAAGCAGGTATAAAGAAAGATTTTGTAGAAGATATCTCATCTCCGGTTCTGTATTCCTTTTCGGGAAAATGGAATGCTTTGAAATGGTATCATATAGGAGCAAGCTTTTCAAGAAACTTCAGATATCCTACTTTTAATGATCTTTATTGGAAGCCGGGCGGGAATCTGAATTTACAGCCTGAGACCTCCTTAAATATCGATATGGACCATGAGTTTAATTTTGGTGGTTTTAAGATTATTCTTAACCCATATTATATGGATATTAAGGATTTTATCAGCTGGCTTCCTACTTCATACGGATATTGGGCCCCTTTTAATACATACAAATCTGAATTCTACGGGTTAGAATCACAGGTTAGCTGGAATAAAAGTTTCGGCAGACATCGCCTGAAGATTAATGCCGGATATACCTATTCTAAATCTATAAATAAAGAAACCCAAAAACAGATGATGTATGTTCCTTTACATAAAGTAAATGGTTCTATAGATTATAAGTTTGATTTCCTTAAAATCTATGCACAAGGACTGTTTAATGGACTGACTTATACCACAGCAGATGAGAAAAGATCTGTGGCTTTGGATCCTTATTTTATTTTAAATACTGGTATTTCCGCAGATATTTTGAAAAAATATACTCTGGGATTTAAAGTGAATAATCTTACAGATACTATTTATCAGACAGTATACGATTATCCGATGCCAAAAAGAAATTATAGTATTTATGCAACAATTAATTTTTAA
- a CDS encoding Crp/Fnr family transcriptional regulator, producing MENLLKYIHSLTPFSDESWNLLQPALTEKRYKKNEWILKEGEVCKSLFYIDKGYCKSYYEIDGVIKNTNFFFENEIATHIGSFGSGKPSEFNMAACEELHVVIFDKEKLFTIAEQHIEIESLGRHCIRQFASKQEEFSNLFKLYSAQERLEYLEKRYPEMLQRVPLTQLASFLGVARETLSRIRKRRIFQ from the coding sequence ATGGAAAACCTCCTGAAATACATCCATTCTCTTACTCCATTTTCAGATGAAAGCTGGAATTTACTTCAACCTGCTCTCACTGAAAAACGATACAAAAAGAATGAATGGATACTGAAGGAAGGTGAAGTATGTAAATCTTTATTTTACATTGATAAAGGATATTGTAAATCTTATTATGAAATAGACGGCGTAATAAAAAACACCAATTTTTTCTTTGAAAATGAAATTGCTACCCATATCGGCAGTTTTGGGAGCGGGAAACCTTCGGAATTCAATATGGCTGCCTGTGAAGAATTGCATGTTGTGATTTTTGATAAAGAAAAACTGTTTACCATTGCAGAGCAGCACATCGAAATAGAATCACTGGGGCGACACTGCATTCGTCAGTTTGCTTCTAAACAGGAAGAGTTTTCTAATCTTTTCAAACTGTATTCAGCTCAGGAGAGACTGGAATATCTTGAAAAAAGATATCCTGAAATGCTGCAACGCGTTCCTCTTACCCAACTGGCATCATTCCTGGGAGTGGCAAGAGAAACTTTAAGCAGGATCAGGAAACGGAGAATTTTCCAGTAA
- a CDS encoding tetratricopeptide repeat protein: MKLRLNIFSLIFLAFIFIKGQDTSYTSLLKKAKLEIYDNPDKAIHIGKQLLKKDNDLKTSVEIYMLLSTANVAKRNFEESLMYILKAKELSQKTNDIKSQVSVLVSVAIQYQQMELFSKSLETLNEADQYLVKLPEGATEKYAETARIYAIKGMIYKSQSNSEIALEKFLISIENFEKVPVKKTSYSNMSVVYYNIGYCYLNLNLIDKAQQAFLQSIDCAQQNNAKSLEAFALKGMSEVYKQKHDNKTAIHLLIKAENLSKNTGDIILNEGIYNEMANNYLAMEQQDLYQLYNKKYFEMRFKRKQNELSSINQVINNHNKETSAKKQKLKSQYHYMNILSFAIAGILVSLLLYFILKIRKQNKKLQKEIQQIIRAS; this comes from the coding sequence ATGAAACTAAGATTGAACATTTTCTCATTAATCTTTTTGGCCTTTATTTTTATAAAAGGTCAGGACACTTCGTATACTTCCCTGTTAAAAAAAGCCAAACTTGAAATTTATGACAATCCTGATAAAGCCATTCACATTGGAAAGCAACTACTGAAAAAAGATAATGATCTCAAAACATCTGTTGAGATCTATATGCTTCTTTCAACAGCCAATGTTGCCAAAAGGAATTTCGAAGAATCTTTAATGTACATTTTAAAGGCCAAAGAACTTTCACAGAAAACCAATGATATCAAAAGCCAGGTGAGTGTGCTTGTCTCTGTTGCTATACAATATCAGCAAATGGAGCTTTTCAGCAAGAGTCTTGAAACACTGAATGAAGCAGATCAATACCTGGTAAAACTACCTGAGGGAGCCACTGAAAAATATGCCGAAACTGCTAGAATCTATGCCATAAAAGGAATGATTTATAAAAGTCAGTCCAACTCTGAAATTGCCCTGGAAAAGTTTCTGATCTCCATAGAAAATTTTGAAAAAGTACCTGTAAAGAAAACCTCCTATTCCAATATGAGTGTGGTTTATTATAATATTGGCTATTGCTATCTTAACCTTAATCTCATTGATAAGGCCCAACAGGCATTTTTACAGTCCATAGACTGTGCTCAGCAAAATAATGCCAAAAGTCTGGAAGCATTCGCTTTAAAAGGAATGTCTGAGGTCTATAAACAAAAGCATGATAATAAAACCGCTATCCATCTTTTGATAAAAGCTGAAAACCTAAGTAAAAATACAGGAGACATTATCTTGAATGAAGGAATTTATAACGAAATGGCAAACAATTATCTCGCCATGGAGCAGCAGGATTTATATCAACTATACAATAAGAAATATTTTGAAATGCGGTTTAAGAGAAAGCAAAACGAGTTATCTTCTATTAACCAGGTCATAAATAATCATAATAAAGAAACCTCCGCAAAAAAACAAAAACTGAAATCTCAGTACCATTATATGAATATTCTGTCTTTTGCTATTGCTGGAATTTTGGTTTCTCTTTTACTGTATTTTATTTTAAAAATAAGAAAGCAGAATAAAAAGCTTCAAAAGGAGATTCAACAAATTATAAGAGCTTCATAA
- the pafA gene encoding alkaline phosphatase PafA, whose protein sequence is MLRNISIAAATFLSVVTINAQKNRNSQLERPKLVVGLVVDQMRWDYLYRFYNKYGNDGFKRLLNTGYSLNNVHIPYVPTITALGHTCIYTGSVPAIHGIAGNDWTDKETGKGVYCTADDSVQPVGTTNTKTGSHSPKNLWSTTVTDELRLATNFQGKVIGVSLKDRASILPAGHTPNGAFWFDDSTGNFITSTWYMNDLPQWVKSFNSQNLPEKLVANGWNTLLPINQYTESAPDNSPWEGLLGSAKTPTFPYSDLAKDYQTKKDNIRYTPFGNTLTLKLAEASVEGEKLGGDNITDFLAINLASTDYAGHKFGPNSIEVEDVYIRLDQDLAQFFNYLDSKVGKGEYTVFLSADHGGAHSVGFLKEHKIPTGFFGEGAEKNLNQKLKDKFGADKLINAIDNYQIYFDRKVLEDSKLELDDVRNFAVKELEKDPTVLYAVSVDRVQESSIPEPIKQRIINGINRQRSGDIQLISHDSMLPPYSKTGTTHSVWNSYDSHIPLIFMGWGVQHGESNKAYHMTDIAPTVSSLLKIQFPSGSVGNPITEVMGK, encoded by the coding sequence ATGCTTAGGAACATTTCAATTGCGGCAGCTACTTTTTTGTCCGTAGTTACAATCAATGCACAGAAGAATAGAAATTCTCAACTGGAAAGACCCAAATTGGTAGTGGGTCTGGTAGTAGACCAGATGCGTTGGGATTATTTATACCGTTTTTACAATAAATATGGAAATGACGGTTTCAAAAGACTTTTGAATACAGGATATTCTTTAAATAACGTACACATTCCTTATGTTCCTACCATTACGGCTTTGGGACATACTTGTATCTATACAGGATCAGTACCTGCCATTCACGGGATTGCCGGAAACGACTGGACAGATAAGGAAACAGGTAAAGGAGTATATTGTACGGCGGATGACAGCGTTCAGCCGGTAGGAACAACCAATACAAAAACAGGAAGCCACTCTCCGAAAAATCTTTGGTCTACAACAGTAACTGATGAATTGAGACTAGCAACCAATTTCCAGGGAAAAGTAATTGGAGTTTCTTTAAAAGACAGAGCTTCCATTCTTCCTGCGGGTCACACACCCAACGGAGCTTTCTGGTTTGATGACAGTACAGGAAACTTTATCACAAGTACATGGTATATGAATGATCTTCCTCAGTGGGTAAAGTCATTTAACTCTCAGAATTTACCGGAAAAATTGGTTGCTAACGGTTGGAATACTTTGCTTCCGATCAATCAGTATACAGAAAGTGCACCGGACAATTCTCCTTGGGAAGGATTATTAGGAAGTGCAAAAACACCTACATTCCCTTACAGTGATCTTGCAAAAGATTATCAGACCAAAAAAGACAACATCCGTTATACACCTTTCGGAAATACGCTGACACTAAAGTTGGCTGAAGCTTCTGTAGAAGGTGAAAAGCTGGGTGGTGATAATATTACAGACTTTTTAGCCATCAATTTGGCTTCTACGGATTATGCAGGACATAAATTCGGTCCGAACTCCATTGAAGTAGAGGATGTTTATATCAGATTAGATCAGGATTTAGCACAATTCTTCAATTATCTGGATTCAAAAGTTGGAAAAGGAGAGTATACAGTTTTCCTTTCTGCTGATCACGGTGGAGCGCATTCTGTAGGATTCTTGAAAGAACATAAAATCCCGACAGGTTTCTTTGGAGAAGGTGCAGAAAAGAATCTTAACCAAAAATTAAAAGATAAATTCGGGGCTGATAAATTGATTAACGCTATCGATAATTACCAAATCTATTTCGATAGAAAAGTATTGGAAGACAGCAAACTTGAATTGGATGATGTAAGAAACTTTGCCGTTAAAGAACTGGAAAAAGATCCTACTGTTTTATATGCAGTTTCTGTAGATAGAGTTCAGGAATCAAGCATTCCGGAGCCAATCAAACAAAGAATTATCAACGGAATCAACAGACAGAGAAGTGGTGATATCCAATTAATCTCTCACGATTCTATGCTTCCGCCATATTCTAAAACAGGAACTACTCACAGTGTATGGAACTCTTATGATTCACACATTCCATTGATCTTTATGGGCTGGGGAGTTCAGCACGGAGAAAGCAACAAGGCTTATCATATGACTGATATTGCACCTACTGTTTCTTCATTATTGAAAATCCAGTTCCCAAGTGGAAGTGTTGGAAATCCAATCACTGAAGTTATGGGTAAATAA
- a CDS encoding helix-turn-helix domain-containing protein, which yields MKNKLLFRKMIENRGRIFLLILTLCFSIISGQSGPDFTIIADKAIQKLYQNPDDCISYTQGLLVSDQDVEDRIVLQNIISQAFAMKGDYMQSVNSFSQKENPDQNQDISYFMRVFEDYNLADQYQNLGLYNQSKQIITHLLSDQTLLKSNDPKLRITTAKLYQLQALNLGISRDYSNALENLNKSDQYIDNDNEENKIIKTENKIFRSSYLMKQNKLEEYKKIIENVISELEKQKNQPFLLSLAYENLSRFYFLQQDYKTSVQKLELGLSLIQDLPFNNIKIKIYESLSRTYFALHDDIKYHQYNKYYNDLRSKTDSSTKEGIRYIVKLVETNQNKTLEFEKQNYLKSFWTSTFIFSVIVIGLLIYFLVIKNKNKDLKKQFDFFERQNSQQKQMVHPITDLAKSTETERNSNKISKEKEEEILQKLEEFEQSDRYLNKNMSLSMLSAQMEVNTKYLSEVINNNKEKNFNGYINKLRINHIVQLLKTDPTFLNYKVSYLAEYSGFSSHSAFTTVFKSVTGISPNAYIQEISKSKVS from the coding sequence ATGAAAAATAAATTATTATTCAGAAAGATGATTGAAAACAGAGGAAGAATTTTCCTGCTGATCCTCACGTTATGCTTCTCTATTATCAGCGGGCAATCTGGTCCTGACTTTACTATTATTGCTGATAAGGCAATTCAGAAATTATATCAAAATCCTGACGACTGTATCAGCTACACCCAAGGGCTTCTGGTAAGTGATCAGGATGTAGAGGATAGAATCGTACTTCAAAACATTATTTCACAAGCTTTTGCCATGAAGGGAGACTATATGCAGTCTGTCAATAGCTTTTCCCAGAAAGAAAATCCGGATCAAAACCAAGATATTTCTTATTTTATGCGGGTTTTTGAGGATTATAATCTCGCAGACCAATATCAGAACTTGGGATTATATAATCAGTCTAAACAGATTATTACTCATCTTTTATCAGATCAAACGCTTCTGAAAAGCAATGATCCCAAATTAAGGATTACCACTGCAAAACTTTATCAGCTTCAGGCTTTGAATCTGGGAATCAGTAGAGATTATTCCAATGCCTTAGAAAACCTTAACAAAAGCGATCAGTATATTGATAATGATAATGAGGAAAATAAAATTATTAAAACAGAAAATAAGATTTTCCGTTCTTCCTATTTAATGAAACAAAATAAACTGGAAGAATATAAAAAAATTATAGAAAATGTAATTTCTGAACTTGAAAAACAGAAAAATCAGCCATTTTTACTCAGTTTAGCTTATGAAAACCTATCTCGTTTTTATTTCTTACAACAGGATTATAAAACGTCAGTTCAAAAACTGGAACTGGGACTGTCATTGATTCAAGATCTTCCTTTTAATAATATAAAGATCAAAATTTACGAATCTTTATCCCGGACTTATTTTGCGCTCCATGATGATATCAAATACCATCAATACAATAAATATTATAATGATCTAAGATCAAAAACAGATTCAAGCACAAAAGAAGGAATACGGTATATTGTAAAACTGGTTGAAACCAATCAAAATAAGACCCTTGAATTTGAAAAGCAGAATTATTTAAAATCGTTCTGGACTTCCACTTTCATTTTCTCTGTGATTGTCATTGGACTATTGATCTATTTTCTGGTTATTAAAAACAAAAATAAAGATTTAAAAAAGCAATTTGATTTCTTTGAAAGACAGAACAGCCAACAAAAACAAATGGTCCATCCAATTACTGACTTAGCAAAAAGTACTGAGACAGAAAGGAATTCCAATAAAATTTCCAAAGAAAAAGAAGAAGAAATCCTTCAAAAACTAGAAGAATTTGAACAATCTGACCGATATCTGAACAAAAATATGTCATTATCTATGCTTTCTGCTCAAATGGAGGTTAATACCAAATATCTTTCAGAAGTCATCAATAATAACAAGGAAAAAAATTTCAATGGATATATTAATAAGCTAAGGATCAACCACATCGTTCAACTATTAAAAACAGATCCTACTTTTCTTAATTATAAGGTAAGTTATCTTGCAGAATACTCAGGCTTTTCTTCACATAGTGCCTTTACCACTGTTTTTAAATCAGTTACCGGAATATCTCCTAATGCTTACATTCAGGAAATCAGTAAAAGTAAAGTATCATGA